Proteins encoded within one genomic window of Bradyrhizobium sp. CB1717:
- a CDS encoding trypsin-like peptidase domain-containing protein produces MLDFTSDIADDAPSSRTVAAAPADDRALLDAYSNAVIDVTDRVGPAVVRVETGPKVPNGRERGGLGSGIVISPDGLVLTNSHVVGSSKEIRLRDVEGHVGDAQVLGVDPDTDLALLRANGVRDLPYAALGNSKTLRRGQLVIAIGNPLGFESTVTAGVVSALGRSIRSVSGRTIEDVIQTDAALNPGNSGGPLVSSNAEVIGINTAIINGAQGICFAVASNTAQFVLSEIIRHGYVRRAYIGVAGQTAPVPRRHAVVAGVENKMGALLAQIEPDGPAAKAGLLPGDVVIRLDGVEINGVDDLIRVLDRDRIGRRLAMDVLRLGRLRAIDIDPVERKPAR; encoded by the coding sequence ATGCTGGATTTTACATCAGATATCGCCGATGACGCACCGTCATCGCGAACGGTGGCGGCTGCCCCGGCCGATGACCGGGCGCTGCTGGACGCCTATTCCAATGCCGTGATCGACGTCACCGACCGTGTCGGCCCTGCGGTCGTGCGCGTCGAGACCGGTCCCAAGGTACCGAACGGCCGCGAGCGCGGCGGGCTCGGCTCGGGCATCGTGATCTCGCCGGACGGACTCGTCCTTACCAACAGCCACGTGGTCGGCTCGTCCAAGGAGATCCGGCTGCGGGATGTCGAAGGCCATGTCGGCGACGCCCAGGTGCTCGGCGTCGATCCGGATACGGATCTGGCGTTGCTGCGCGCCAATGGCGTGCGCGACTTGCCCTATGCTGCGCTCGGCAACTCCAAGACGTTACGTCGTGGCCAGCTCGTGATCGCGATCGGCAACCCGCTCGGCTTCGAGTCGACAGTGACCGCCGGCGTGGTTTCGGCGCTCGGGCGCTCGATCCGCTCGGTCAGCGGCCGCACCATCGAGGACGTGATCCAGACCGATGCCGCGCTCAACCCCGGTAATTCCGGCGGGCCGCTGGTCTCGTCGAATGCCGAGGTGATCGGCATCAACACGGCCATCATCAACGGCGCGCAGGGCATCTGCTTCGCGGTCGCCAGCAACACCGCGCAATTCGTGCTGTCGGAGATCATCCGCCACGGCTATGTCCGCCGCGCCTATATCGGCGTCGCCGGGCAGACCGCGCCGGTCCCGCGACGGCACGCGGTCGTGGCCGGCGTCGAGAACAAGATGGGCGCGCTGCTCGCGCAGATCGAGCCGGACGGGCCGGCGGCGAAGGCGGGCCTGTTGCCCGGCGACGTCGTGATCAGGCTCGATGGCGTCGAGATCAACGGCGTCGACGACCTGATCCGCGTGCTCGACCGCGACCGGATCGGCCGCCGGCTGGCCATGGACGTGCTGCGGCTCGGCCGTCTGCGGGCGATCGACATCGATCCCGTAGAGCGCAAGCCGGCGCGCTAG
- a CDS encoding FAD-dependent oxidoreductase, whose amino-acid sequence MMPAHETYDVIVIGAGAGGMTAAAVAAVEGLRVLVIEKTAFVGGTTAWSGGMVWIPANAKMREAGLTDSITDAVQYLSSTVPEPANAGLRAAFLARGPEAVAWLEAHTEVHLQPVKVCPDYYPERLGATAGGRVLEPVVFDGTRLGQGFARLRAPLPEFTLLGGMMVNRLDLPHLRRVGKSVRSTLRAARLVSVYALQRLRSPRGTTLHLGNALAARLYASLLARQVEILFSADVEDLSMQGDRVAGVVIRHGARDRPIAARRGVVLATGGFSHDATLRKRFFPPAAGSVSATNTAGNGDGLRLAATAGAALNTDTTSPAYWVPASLFRRADGSRGVFPHTVTDRAKPGVIAVNAAGRRFVNEALSYHEFVLAMLRDGNGEPDRPFHLICDRAFLWAYGLGRIKPFTRNVRRYVASGELVEAPDIAQLAAKIGIKPSTLTATIASYNEGAKEGRDPEFGRGSTVYQRHLGDAAHKPNPCVAPIARAPFFAMRIHPADLGTAIGMKVDAQARVLREDGTPITGLYACGNDMGSIMNGNYPGPGITLGPALTFGYIAGRHLAEGGVAATPVVAGTSA is encoded by the coding sequence ATGATGCCGGCGCATGAGACCTACGACGTCATTGTCATCGGCGCGGGCGCCGGCGGCATGACCGCCGCGGCGGTGGCTGCCGTCGAAGGCCTGCGCGTGCTGGTGATCGAGAAGACAGCCTTCGTCGGCGGCACCACGGCGTGGTCGGGCGGTATGGTCTGGATCCCCGCCAATGCCAAAATGAGGGAAGCGGGGCTGACCGATAGCATCACCGATGCCGTCCAGTACCTGTCAAGCACCGTGCCTGAGCCTGCGAATGCGGGCTTGCGTGCCGCCTTCCTCGCGCGCGGGCCGGAGGCAGTCGCCTGGCTCGAAGCCCACACGGAAGTGCACCTGCAGCCGGTGAAGGTCTGTCCGGACTATTATCCGGAGCGGCTGGGCGCGACAGCTGGCGGGCGTGTGCTGGAGCCGGTGGTTTTCGATGGCACGCGGCTGGGTCAGGGCTTTGCGCGGCTGCGCGCGCCGCTGCCGGAGTTCACGTTGCTCGGTGGGATGATGGTCAATCGCCTCGACCTTCCGCATCTGCGCCGGGTCGGGAAGTCGGTGCGTTCGACCTTGCGCGCGGCGCGGCTGGTTTCCGTATACGCGTTGCAGCGGCTCCGCAGCCCGCGCGGCACGACGCTGCATCTCGGCAATGCGCTCGCGGCGCGATTATACGCCTCGCTGCTCGCGCGGCAGGTCGAGATCCTCTTCAGCGCGGATGTCGAGGATCTGTCGATGCAAGGCGATCGTGTCGCCGGCGTAGTGATCCGTCATGGCGCCCGTGATCGCCCGATCGCCGCGCGACGCGGCGTGGTGCTGGCGACCGGCGGCTTCTCGCATGACGCGACGTTGCGCAAACGCTTCTTCCCGCCGGCGGCCGGATCTGTGTCGGCGACCAACACAGCAGGCAATGGTGATGGGCTTCGGCTTGCGGCGACGGCCGGTGCTGCCCTCAACACGGACACGACCAGCCCGGCCTATTGGGTGCCCGCCTCGCTGTTCCGCCGCGCCGACGGCAGCCGCGGTGTCTTCCCACATACGGTGACCGACCGCGCCAAGCCCGGCGTGATCGCGGTCAATGCCGCGGGCCGCCGCTTCGTCAACGAGGCGCTGTCCTACCACGAGTTCGTGCTCGCTATGCTGCGTGATGGCAATGGCGAGCCGGACCGACCATTCCATCTGATCTGCGACCGCGCGTTCCTGTGGGCTTATGGTCTCGGTCGCATCAAGCCGTTCACGCGCAATGTCCGGCGCTATGTGGCGAGCGGCGAGTTGGTCGAGGCGCCTGACATCGCACAGCTGGCGGCGAAGATTGGCATCAAGCCGTCCACGCTCACGGCGACGATTGCGAGCTACAACGAAGGTGCGAAGGAAGGGCGCGATCCCGAATTCGGCCGCGGCAGCACCGTCTATCAGCGCCACCTCGGCGATGCCGCGCACAAGCCGAACCCTTGCGTTGCACCGATCGCGCGCGCGCCGTTCTTCGCGATGCGCATCCATCCCGCCGATCTCGGCACCGCGATCGGCATGAAGGTTGATGCGCAGGCCCGCGTGTTGCGCGAGGATGGTACGCCGATCACGGGCCTCTATGCCTGCGGCAACGACATGGGCTCGATCATGAATGGCAATTATCCGGGGCCGGGCATCACGCTCGGCCCGGCGTTGACGTTCGGGTATATCGCCGGGCGGCATCTGGCGGAGGGTGGGGTGGCGGCGACGCCTGTGGTCGCAGGAACTTCCGCCTAG